From a single Ciconia boyciana chromosome 4, ASM3463844v1, whole genome shotgun sequence genomic region:
- the CHRNB3 gene encoding neuronal acetylcholine receptor subunit beta-3 → MLCLVLFALCLSHSDVAAFSSIAENEDALLKHLFQGYQKWVRPVENSNDTIKVLFGLKISQLVDVDEKNQLMTTNVWLKQEWIDHKLSWNPEEYGGITAIRVPSESLWLPDIVLFENADGRFEGSLMTKVIVKYNGVVTWTPPASYKSSCTMDVTFFPFDRQNCSMKFGSWTYDGSMVDLILVDENVDRKDFFDNGEWEILNAKGMKGNRKDGLYSYPFVTYSFVLRRLPLFYTLFLIIPCLGLSFLTVLVFYLPSDEGEKLSLSTSVLVSLTVFLLVIEEIIPSSSKVIPLIGEYLLFIMIFVTLSIIVTVFVINVHHRSSATYHPMAPWVKRLFLQKLPRLLCMKGHVDRYSFSETEEKETTLKPNFPGKQKHKQAKDGEKIVIAFLEKAADSIRYISRHVKKEHFIRQVVQDWKFVAQVLDRIFLWLFLVVSVTGSVLIFTPALQMWLNSTL, encoded by the exons ATGCTTTGCCTAGTGCTCTTTGCGCTGTGTCTGAGCCACTCAG ATGTGGCTGCCTTCAGTTCAATCGCTGAAAATGAGGACGCGCTCCTTAAGCACTTATTTCAAGGCTATCAGAAATGGGTCCGCCCTGTGGAAAACTCCAACGACACCATCAAAGTCCTTTTTGGCTTAAAGATATCACAGCTTGTGGATGTG GATGAGAAGAATCAGCTGATGACAACCAACGTGTGGCTGAAGCAG GAATGGATCGACCACAAGCTCTCCTGGAATCCAGAGGAATATGGTGGGATCACCGCTATCCGTGTCCCCTCTGAGTCCCTGTGGCTTCCCgacattgttttgtttgaaaa TGCTGATGGACGTTTTGAAGGATCCCTGATGACCAAAGTCATAGTGAAGTACAATGGAGTGGTGACCTGGACGCCACCGGCCAGTTATAAAAGCTCCTGCACGATGGATGTGACCTTCTTCCCCTTCGACAGGCAGAACTGTTCCATGAAGTTTGGGTCGTGGACATATGACGGCAGTATGGTTGACTTGATTTTAGTGGATGAAAATGTAGACAGGAAAGACTTCTTTGATAATGGGGAGTGGGAGATCTTAAATGCCAAAGGTATGAAAGGCAACAGGAAGGATGGGCTGTACTCTTACCCCTTTGTCACTTACTCCTTTGTGTTGAGACGCCTTCCGCTGTTTTACACTCTTTTCTTAATAATCCCTTGCCTGGGATTGTCTTTCCTAACTGTCCTGGTGTTTTACCTGCCTTCAGatgaaggagaaaagctttCATTGTCTACATCAGTTCTAGTCTCcctcactgttttccttttagtgaTTGAGGAAATAATCCCTTCTTCTTCCAAAGTCATCCCTCTGATCGGTGAGTATCTGCTCTTCATCATGATTTTTGTGACCCTTTCTATCATCGTGACTGTGTTTGTTATCAATGTCCACCACCGCTCCTCAGCAACTTACCATCCCATGGCTCCCTGGGTTAAAAGACTCTTCCTCCAGAAGTTGCCTCGGCTGCTCTGCATGAAGGGCCATGTAGATCGTTACTCCTTCTCAgagactgaagaaaaggaaaccacCTTGAAACCAAATTTCCCGGGGAAGCAGAAACACAAGCAAGCAAAAGACGGAGAGAAAATTGTTATTGCCTTTCTGGAAAAGGCAGCTGACTCCATTCGATACATTTCCAGGCACGTTAAAAAGGAGCATTTCATCAGACAG gtTGTCCAAGACTGGAAATTTGTAGCTCAAGTCCTGGATCGGATCTTCCTGTGGTTATTTCTGGTGGTGTCAGTGACAGGTTCAGTTCTCATCTTTACCCCTGCGTTACAGATGTGGCTGAACAGCACTTTGTAG